Within Channa argus isolate prfri chromosome 4, Channa argus male v1.0, whole genome shotgun sequence, the genomic segment CCACAGCTAAAAATATTTGACCATTAGGGCAAATTCTAAACATGTGGCCATAATTCTTAACTATAAGCCCATTTACAGAGCAGAGGGTGATCACTGCCAAGTCAAAGCTGCTGAAACACAACACATATTGTCAATCAGGTCATAGAACATTAACCAAATATCATTTAGGGGATTATTTTAACTCTGATAATCTGCTGATGAGgtgttgtaaaaaaattaagataCATCTGTCATCCGCTGCATAACCAACATGAGTTcctgacacacacccacacacacacacacacacacaaacacacacacagttttgttttactgtcttgTTCTacctgtttgttttaaatcccTCATTTGTTCCCGATCATTAACTGTCTGAAGCTTGGGTTCACCACTTCAGACGTCAGATCTGTTGTGGCATGAACAGGTAACCCAGGCAATCAGAGACAGAGCACTAAACTGGCTGAGCCACCAGAATGTCCCCTGtctattttcagtatttaatccaacccatgatgaaatgcttgtACTGTTGTTTAAATATTGCCAGAGATGGCAGatgcacagtatgtgtgtgagatttGAAGGACACATAAATCCCTAGTGCAACTGTCTCAATCACACTAtagtacacgcacacacacacacacacacacacacacagttctgttTTCAAGCTTGCCTCGGGGATTATCACAACTCAgccacacgtgcacacacattcacacactctcCTCTTTTGTCTGAGCTGAACAGCTGTTTGTATATTCAAACTGACTGAAGACtcatttatttagtttgcttttgggttgtgttgtgtttttcaggtcATTCTACATAAACTGTAATTTTTGACATTAATATTGgcataaaaatgtaactaaacaGAAGAGCTCATTTCACACGTAGGTTGTTTAGCTTCCAGTATataaaaaattgattttgcCTTGTGATGTACTGCAAAGAGAAGTATTTGTggatttgattaaaatattagaTTAAAAGGAGACCAAAGTAAAAGTCAGACTAACATTTGTGTGGTGTGGAGTAGCACCATTCTAATATGAAATTGATAGTAATACTAATTAGTGTTTACTGTAGAAACACTAATCTACAGGATAAATAGACTGTTAATAAACTGTTTGCTAATAAGTTTCTGTTTCAAATTAAAGCTCAACAATGGTGAATATAAGCATTTCATAAATTTCTCTGAGTTCTCCatcaacacaaagacacaccaaTCATCGTGACTGGAAATCTCACTGATGAAAGCAACAAGGTCAGAACTGTAAAGTTGTAGGCCGTGAAATTAAAACATGGATCTACAAGAAGCCAATAGCTAAAGGGAactccacattttgttaataattcTCAGTGGGTTTGACACTATCAGTGACCTCTTTCACATTGCATGTAGTTCACAGATCCATTGTTAATGTGAAAATTttgattagtgcagctttaatgtcATAAATCAGATGTTACAAGTTGAGATTAGccatttattcaaaaacatgCTAACTGATGTCCACTGAATCCGTCCCTGATAGATGTTTTCTCTTGCCCCATGCCAGCATGTTAGTATGACTCACATTAAATCAGAAATAAGAATATTAAATCTTATGATCCCTCCTTTGCCTCCAAGTTTCTTGAATTATTTTTACACTACGAGTGGCCTCACACAGCCTGGAAGAATTTGATGTGATCCAAAAACCTTCTACTAAGGATATACAATTTACATATCTTTATTCCATTTGTTATAGTGAAACTTTTAGGAATTTTGAATTAGGAGAATCTACTGTACTCCTTTAGTTATTTTTGAGTATTTGTCTCTGTCACTGGCTTTAGATTTTAGGGATTTacactatttttaaaagtagggcattgtcatatttttggatggttcttattttctttttttgaatcTGTGGCACAGTGATAATATAGACACAATCTACAAACTCTACAAACTAAAACTCTTTACTGCGTAAATATGAAAGCACTCACACTTTATTGTGCAATGCATTCAAAACCCACCGATGCTTACACATGAATGGCTAAATCATATTACCACACAACTcatgtacacgcacacacacaaacaccatattgtctctgcagtgtgtgtttccGGACCTAGTTATATAAAAACCTCTGTTTTTGGTAGAAAGACGTAAGCAGCTGCTGCTAACTGGCCTCGTACCACCCCACACTGCTTCTGCCGAACACAGCACGAGAgagtctaacacacacacatccacacatatgcacagacCAAATACTCTTAACAAGGTTACATAATTTACTCATATGGTTGTCTCTTCCCGCCTCTTTatcattgtttgtcttttttctgtctcgctctcacataaacacacacacagacaccgcAGCTCTTCACGGTGAACACCAGCTGTAGTAGGTTTAGATACAAATTGATTACATTGGATTTCAGTGCATGTAACCTGAAACAGAATCTCAGTGCTTTTCTGTATATTGGTTAAGATAAGTGTTTTTGGAGCATGATCCTATTTTTACAGCAgagcttttgtttatttcactttatttgctCTGAGACAAGTTGGTGTCACCGTCACTACAATAGGCTGCACAGATTATACTTTTTTGAaagtattcacatttttaactattttagattttcacttggaataaaagcattttttgccATCTGAATAGCCTCTTTGCCTCTTTGTCAGTTTGCAAGCATTCTTTTGTGAATCGCAGCCAATGTGAATCTAAGCCCTGAGGAAAAATGTACTGCTTTCAATTTCAGCCTCATTTTTGTTTCCAGTTTGCTTGATATGTTTCTGATACATTTCACCTAAAACTCACTAGGCGAAATAGATGAAATAAGAGTCCTCGTTGGCACATATAAGAGGTACCTCTAATGGCACctcttttttattcattctctTCTCCAAAGTCAAAAGTTGTAACACAGCTATGACCTTTATGATCCTCATGAATAGAAGGATTTATTGCACGGCTGTTGTGTTATACTGCATTAGTTTTACTGCAGTGTACCTGTAAGAAACTGCGTGTATACAGTTGCACTTTGTTCCTTAGTAGATCTATTATTGCTCctgaggagaaaaaggagaaatcTCCTTTGTATATCAGACACACAAAATAGCAATTGAATGAGGCAACTTTGTCACTGTGCAGTATAAGAAAACTACAAACTAGCCTTTTAAACCTTGGTGTCCAAATGTTTTACCCCTGTATTAGTAATAAGTGGAGCATGGTATTATCTGGATTACAGTGTAAATGAGACACACTTGAAGAAAATCAACATGATGATAATCTATTTCCATTTTGGAAGATATTCTTATTTGGGTTCTTCCAGGACTGAGGTGAGAGAGGCTGTGAGATCAATAAGGAGCTGAAGTCAGATTAACATGTAAGAAGAAGAGAGCAGTGAGGtcaggagacagagacagagaaatcaAAGAGGAAGCAATTGATATCAAATGAACCTGAGAGTGTAACTGTCTCTCAATCTGCCTTTGAGTCCCAGGAGAAAGACGGTGTTAGCTGCCAGCATGGATCGCTCCAGCATTTAAACTTTCATGCTAGTTGAAAACATGTAGAGTCCTGAGGTGGACGACAGCTAGTGATAAATCCAGGAGCCAGTTATCAAGAACCTAGACTGATCTAAAAACCAGTCAGTGTAGGAATGAAATGGCATCAGATGACAGCAGGGTTATTGAGTGAAACATTTACATGAGACAGAGATCAGCAGACTGTGAGACAGTCCCTCAGGAAAAATGTCCTACCTGTTTAAACCAGTCTTTGCCTGATGACTCTGAGTTTTAACTGTGATGTTGCTGTAGCcatgcagaaacacaccaaTCTGATTACATAATATGAAGAGAATAGCAAGTCAGTTTGTGTTAAACTGActgttaaaaactgttaaaattttTGATTTGTCATGAATCATTGTCAGGCACTGATGGATAAGCTCTTCCTCACATTTCATCTTTGTTCATCTTCTTACTCTGCGAACGTCAGTATAGCTGCATTCAGTGGTTATACGATAACTGACACTTTCACTCTTTTATTTCTTACTGCTTTACAGCGTTTATCTGCTTTCAGTAATTAAAGTTAAACTGACACCTAAACCCCTTCTGTGCCACAGTTTATGTCCAATGAAGCTCTATTAATACATTCCCAGAAAAAAATGACTATATCCAGTCAGTATTATCACTGTCTAAATCAGTAGTTTGTAGCAGTGAAGTGCACACGGAATAGTACATAAAAATACTGGAATAGAAATCATTTGAATCTGATATCTCAATTAATTGAACtattaaacaaatacacagtgCTGTAGAGGCATGTTTTGTAGTGAACTGAACACAGTTACTTGGACTATTTAAATGAATGTACTAATGTTACTGAGCTGAAGACTGTCTTTTTTACCAACCCTAACATCTTTATTTAGGGCCTtttggagaagtacagagagggtcatagggtgttgcattgtgtctttgtagatttagaaaaagcgtatgacagggtgccgagagaggagctgtggtattgtatgaggaatctGGAGTGggagagaagtatgttagagtggtgcaggacatgtatgagagctgttaggtgaggtgtgctgtaggtgtgacagaggagttcaaggtgggtctgcatcaaggatcagctctgagccccttcttgtttgctctggtgatggacaggctgacagatgaggttagacaggaatctccatggactatgatgttaacagatgacattgtgatttgtagtgagagcagggagcaagtggaggaaaatctagagaggtggaggtctgctctggaaaacagaggaatgaagcttagccgcagcaagacagaatacatgtgtgaatgagagggacccaagtggaacggtgaggttacagggagcagaggtgaagaaggtgcaggagtttaagtacttagggtcaacggtttagagcaacggagagtgtggaaaagaagtgaagaggcgagtgcaggcaggttggaacgggtggagaaaagtgtcaggtgtgttgtgtgatataAGAGTATCAgtaagaatgaaaggaaaggtgttcaagatggtggtgagaccagcgatgttcttcagcttagagacagtggcactgaagaaaagacaggaggcagagctggaggtagcagagcttaagatgttgaggttctctttgggagggacgaggatggacaggatcaggaataaGTACATCAGAGGTtaagttcatgttagatgttttgtaggtaaagtcagagaggacagattgaggtggtttggacatgttcagaggagagactgtgaatatattggtagaaggatactgaggttggagctgccaggtagGAGGtatagaggaagaccaaagaggagatttatggatgtagtgagggaggacatgaagttagttggtgtgagagaagaggatgcagaggacagagttagatggaggcacatgattcgctgtggtgaccactgaaagggagcagcccaaAGGAAAGAAGAACATCTTTATTTATCTAACCCTAACCTACCTCTGATGATTTTGTAACTAGCCCTACAGTTTAAAACCTGCGTTTTCTAAAGGTTAATGGTTAAAGGTTAGTGTGTGAAGCCAACCATGTTGCCACAGTTGTATTTCAGGAGTTTTAAGTCTTTAGACTGAAATATGCTGGAAtatctgccattttggtgcctttATAAAACACCATTTTGGGTGGCGGGCAGTAAATGGGGTGTAATTTTAACAGATACCTGCTGGCCTGGGGGCACACTTTAAAGAAATGCACCTGTGGGTTGTATAAGAGTGTAAggataaataatgtaattacaCACTTATTTCTTCCTTCCATTAAAACACTCCAGCTTCCATTTCTTCCAGGATGCCTAACCTTTAGCTTTTTCACTTCAGCCAATTAAATTTCAGCTCATTGCTTACACACTTCAGGTGGGTATTCATCCTCTTGGATATATTTTCGTACTTAAACACATTTCAGGAATTCCCTCATCGGTACTTAACACTCAGGGTCTGTTGGGTAAATTCTGCACTTGAGGTTTTCTCAGTATACTCAAAATAATTTCCCCAGCTGATACATTGTCCCagaaaaagtcttaaaaaactgaagtaaatgtgtttaaaggattgtagtGTAAATCCACATATATCTGGATGGTGCTGTTAATGGAGAATCAGTATCCGGCCTAAAATGTACACTATGATGACAAAACAGCACTTTAATTAACTCTGAAAAgatttttgaaaagtaaaaatctggGGATGGATCCCAGAGCATTTTCTAGTCATTAAGTCTCAGCTAGAGTTTGTCAGAAGGCATGTGGAAGACTCTGAAGTTAACTGGAATGTTATTTGGTCTGATCATTGTGACCATCAGACAGCAGGCTAAACCAAACCACATCACAAACCCACGATTCCCTCTGTGAAGCATGATGGtcgcagcatcatgctgtggggatgtttctCTGCATCAGGTCCTGAAAGGCTTgttaaaatgaatgcagcaaaatatggaGAAACCCTGGAGGAGAACCTGGTGCAGTCTGCATGGGAACTGAGACCTGGCAGaagatttgttttccagcaacACAATGATTCTAAGTATGACAAAGTGAATGAGAACATTCCATTTGTCTCTAGCTACAtcctttatattttataattttcttcaTCATCCTTGTTTATCGTTTCTTTAGCCAACTTCCACCTTTAATTTGTATACTTGCAAACACATACTATTCTGGGTTTGTTGGTGTTTAGCATTACATTGTGTTAGTTAGCAGCATTGTCttggttaaaataaaactcaGAAAAGTATTGTTTGAGTTGAGGTTTATTGATTCAGCTATGAGTGTCACAAGTTTTATGTTACTAGTGTAGTTAGAGGTTTAGAGAATCAAGCCGGCCTTTCCACAGTACTTACCATGCTTGAGGAGTCAAAAAAGTCTGATTTAATGCGGTAAGACCAACTAAGAGGGGGATTTGGTTTAAGTCTAATAAATTCTGTTGTTTGAGCTGTATGGGTTGGGAATTTGAAGCAATCTAGTAAAGTGGGAGATGTTTTGTTTGAGTATTTATTGGTAAAAGCAGCCGATTATTATAAAGTCTGTGAAAACCTGTGAAGAGATAGTTGTTCCTTAGAGTAGGTTAAAGCTAAATTGATAATTGATCAATGAAGTAGTAACTTAGGGTCAGCTGGTAGACTAGGAAGTGCAGCTGTGGGCACATTGTTGAGTTATAAGTTGTTTTATTTCCCTttaattaagttattttttgttGCATATATTTTGGGATATGTGTATCACGGTGGCTCTCCGGTATATAAAATACTGAATTTTGTGACCAGATGAAGCTTTTTGAGCCTGCCTGCCTCCTACTCATTAATTAGTCACTTTGGTCTACTCACCACAACTACGCATACCAGCCAAAGCTCCACAGAAATGGTTTGAAGACAACATCATTGATGTTCTGGAAAGTCAGAGCCCGCAGACCTCAGAACAAATCAGAATTTGTGGTTGGACTTTAAACcttatttaaccttttttttttttaagaaagatgCCAAGAGATTACAACCTGTCTagagaaatgttttgaattCTCACGATTGGAAGATGATGACTGAGGCAAGTTTGAGTTGTCTGTAAAGATTTGACACTGGGGGGAATTTATGCATTACCTCAATCTACAGCATAAAAATGGTGCATATTAGAACCACAACACGTAGAGATATAGtaagttgtttttaattatttagattttaaaaaaataatttccttttttttttctaaattaaatggACAACTCAAACTTAATTGTGAAAATAGCACTTAGCAAAATgctcaaatttatttatttatttagcattatAAGGAATTATGGGATGCTGACACTGGAAGTCTCATTCTTAACATTAGAAACCACGGTGACCTCTACGGATTTTCCCGAGTTACCAGGACCTCGTTTCTGAAAAGGGAACATCGTTTATAAATAAGATCCCATTCACCTCCATTAATTTAAAGGGGAGTCAGAAAGCTCAGAGAAAAGTATCCCAGTATTTagtcaaataaaaccaaaaccatcTGCAGGGTTGCACACCAGCAGATTTGTAAGTATTTATCATAATTTGGGTGACCTGACTTTTGAAGACCCCTGGGGTTCCCCTGGGAAACATGTTGAGGTATGTGTTAATAAATGGTAACCTGAGCTATATATCATTGCTCTGTACATTCAGGTCTCTGTCCCATCCTGTCATAATCAATGCAGGAGCTCATGCAAGAGTGATCAGGAAGAAGCAATGAACACAAGTATGCATAACGAATAAGACGGGCCTGGTACGTACATcgtaaatgaaaaacacattcacacacacacacctttcaatATCAGGCTCTGTAGTCTAGAGGTATGCAAACTGTCTTCCCCTGTAGAAATCATACATGAAACCCAAACCTGTCTGCGTGGGAAAGATGTTTAGCCGAGGGGTGGGGGAATTGTGTTAGGTGGGATGTAAAATGCTCTCACATAAAAATGCTCTAAGTTATGTCAGTCACACTGAATAAAGCCACACGACAGACCAGAtatctttttctgtttatttcaacaCTAACAGTCATGTGAAATATTGTGCTGACTGGAGTCAAAGGTGCAGCCAAAGTGCAGTTTTCTTGCCTCAGAGTTTAGAGCCTTGGAAGCCTGAGGAGCCCAAACTATACCTGATCGAGCAGAATAATTTAGCTACACACGGCTCATTCTGGTATTTGGATACAGCTAACAGCTAATGCCACAGAAACAGCATCATCAGTCTCGTCTAGGTGTTACAAGGTTATTACTTCTCACCATTTTAGAGCTAGACAAagtcaaacatgtaaaaactcaCATCACAACAGCCTGACAAATATACACAGTGAGTGATTTAATCAAATGATTACCTCAAACTAACGTAGGCTACGAGCGTCTGTACTGTCTGTGGAGTCCCTGGAGTTGAACAGCTGATTTTCAGGATGCAAAAAGTCAACTAGGGCTTAAAATAGTTCCACTTTGTGTTCCAGGAGTTCAGACATGGAGAGACCGTGGGAAGACGGAATGGGGTCATTTCTCCCAAAAGCATCTTAAAAGCCAAAGTTACAGGTGTCTGTGCCAACCCATGGAATCAGGCCTACAACTGCCTTGAGATAAATGGATTTGAGGTTTACAAGTAAACACTTTATATTACATGAGGAGCCAAAAATGTGGACGTGGATTAGGGCCAGCAttaaaaagtaactttaaagtaagaaaaaaaaagtcagaatgtTAATAAACAGTCAGAATTTCAAGGAAATACCATTCAACTATTTGTTATGGTGGCACTAAAACGTGTAATTTTCCTGGTAAATGTTGAAGTTTTGAActctttttgttgtgtttattagtgtaataataataaacaatttatatcTGACTATTGAAGGTATCTAATGAAGTGTTTGTGTTCCTGGTGCTTTTGTCATTGTATGAACTTCTTCTAATATATCTTGACTTAAACCAGGATTAAACCTAAGCACGGGAGTTTTCCCCGTTCACCCACATTGTTTACGGTTGAGTAAGATGCTTCTGAGGGAAACAAGCCAACATAAACCAAAACCACAGTCAATCCCCAGATATAAAGGGACAATCCACTGATGTTACACACATATTTCAGTTTACTTGCTATGAAGGACGTATGTaccactgtattttttttctgctgctctgagGGGAGCACTCTAAAGTTTGAATATTTAACCCTCGTGATGTCATCAGAGTTATCTAACAGTTATCTAAACGCCTGTCTTTAGCGGTGCAAATTACTGTTTCTCCAAGAGTTGAATGATAGAGATTGATACCATGCCAGCTATTCATGTATGTGCAGTTTTTATACTTGTCTCTACGTATGATGAATAATGTTCGATCTATTGAGCTCTAGAAGCGTTGGTAGGCTGATTTTGTTATCTTTTGAGAGAGCAAGTcttttcagtctttatgctaagctaagcttgCAGAATGATGGCCATAgctttacatttactgtacaaactGGAGGGATATTGATATATTGAAATATTCATATTATATTCATGTTGATCTTATCATCTAACTCTCAGAATAAAAGTAATTAAGCAAGCTTCCCCAGATTGTTCAGCCAGTGCTTTAAATAACCATGAAACTAATACAGGGGTGTCGTGACACAAACTAGagtcaaatgttttcatattcataGAACATGGGGAAATCTGACCATGTACAGGACATAAAGCAGGTGATCCTCCATACAGCTCTAAAACATGACTCAGTAGACAGGATTTTTTTGCTCACGAGACAGACATCACATTTTTACTGAGAACAACAGGTGATCTATCAGCTCTGGTCAGCGGGGAGGACAGGTAGGACATTATTTTTCCATAATCGGAAAGAATTCAGAACACTAAGCAGATTTTGAcgatttttttctattattatttttgcatgtttgtgatATCTCCACATTTCGAGCTTTTTCTGCACAGTCTGCCGTGAACCGATCCCACTTTTGCTGttgcatttgtttgtatttgcagctGGTCTGTAAGGGGATGGTGAGCAGACTGTACTTTACTGTGCATTAAGCTACGTTCGATGTTAACCTCAGTAAAGGAAACCATTACTGAGCGCCTTGGAAACAACACTTAATCTTACATTTGAGTCGCCTCAGCAGGTTATCAGACTACTGAAAAAAGCAAGCTGCTATTAACTCTTTGCAAACCTGATTAAGTTCGCCTTAAAGTTAGTTTGAAGACTACATGTTATGGGTGGTTTGCGAGAACACTCTTCTAGACTATTTTTCCCCTAATAAGTGGTACTTTGTTGACTCTCTTcataaaggtcaaaggtcagctaTGGAGCAGCACAGCCTTTCAACCCTCTAGCTTATTGTGCAATGACTACATGGAATTATTGCTATAGAATGACAGTGTACGTACTGAGAAGAATTTGGAGTACGGAAAACCATCTCCCAGTATTGCCAACACTGATTTCTCTGCCCCTGAGTTTGTGGCTTTTAGTTGCATAAAAGTCCAACATGCTTCCAAACAAAGTGAGTCTATACCAGTGACTCACACACAGGGGGATTATCAGAGTCCTGGCTGTGCATAGAGCTCAGGCCTGTGTCCGAGTCCTCGTCGTTTGTGTTGCAGGACTTGGACAGACCTCTTGCCTGCTCCACCCAGCCGCTGCTTTTATCTGCTGATGCAGAATCAGCCTCAGCACTCACAGCACCCCGCTCTCCTTTACCATCATCACATAGTTTCTTGTTCTCTTGCTCTATCTCCATGGTCTCAACTTTGGCCAGCAGGTCCAGCAGTTCACTCTCCTTGGTCTCCCACAGTGCCAGACTCAGGTCCAAGTCCCCCCTGATGGCATCCAGGTCTGTCTTCAGCCGCAGGCCAATGTACAGACTGGTGTCCAGCTGGGTTTTgatcctctcctcctccagagCGAGCTCGTTCTCAGACAGACTCTCGGCATCTGGTTCCACAGTAGGATCGGCAGGTATGATGAGGCTCACCTCATCTAACACACTGTCCGTGTCCTTCCCCGCCTCAGCTCCCCTCTCCTCTCGCCTCCGCTTCATCCACCGCCGGTTGAGCTCCTCCTGGATCTCTCCGGTGATGCTCTCTACGAGTGCTTCGCGCTCCGTCAGCTCCTCCTGCAGCCGGACCACCTCCTCACATCTGCGCGCGTACTCCTCAAACTGGGCGAGCGCCTCCGCCGTGCACCGCGCATCCGCTTTGTGCTTACAGTCCGAGGGGGCAGATGCCTCCGATGAGGTGTCCACCATGTATGTGTCCTGCACATAGTTCACCCCGTGTCTCTTGATGCGGTCGAAGTGCACTTTAGCCTCGTAGCGCTCGATCTCGCGGTCCAGTTCTTTGATCCTTTGGATCTGCTGGCGGATGGTGTGGTCCTGGGAGATCACCAGGTGCACCAGCGTCTCCATCTTCTCCACTGAGCtcttatctttagaaacagcctgctctttctttttgttcattttat encodes:
- the rassf10a gene encoding ras association domain-containing protein 10 gives rise to the protein MESAEGKISVWVCREEKLVSGLTKRTTCADVVKVLLDDQNLRQGASAAMLSGAPQSYCVVEKWRGFERILPNKTKILRLWSAWGDEQENVRFVLVKNEASLPNNGPRSAEARVVQSRESGGPGGMLKGTARTCWTAAAAAANLSQEKQRRIVRKAFRKLDKMNKKKEQAVSKDKSSVEKMETLVHLVISQDHTIRQQIQRIKELDREIERYEAKVHFDRIKRHGVNYVQDTYMVDTSSEASAPSDCKHKADARCTAEALAQFEEYARRCEEVVRLQEELTEREALVESITGEIQEELNRRWMKRRREERGAEAGKDTDSVLDEVSLIIPADPTVEPDAESLSENELALEEERIKTQLDTSLYIGLRLKTDLDAIRGDLDLSLALWETKESELLDLLAKVETMEIEQENKKLCDDGKGERGAVSAEADSASADKSSGWVEQARGLSKSCNTNDEDSDTGLSSMHSQDSDNPPVCESLV